The Nocardia sp. NBC_00508 nucleotide sequence CGCCACCTTTCAGCGAGAGGATCGCGATCCGATAGTCGCCGCGCACCGGCTGATTCACCCGATCGACGAGATCCTGGTAGACGACGTCGGCGGCCGACTCACCCGGGTTGATCATGCCGCCGGAGGCCTTGTGCACGGCACGGCGCCACCCGCTGCGCGGCGCCCTGCGGGCCCGCCTGAGCAGATTCAGATCGTTCACCGAGTGCCCCGGCTGGCCGGGTTGCGGCACGTGCTGCGGCTGGAACGGCTGGGCGCCATGATGCGGCGGCGGCCCGCCCTGCCAGCTCGGCACCTGCGGTTGCCCGACCGGTGGTGGGGGCGGCGGTTGGTAGGCCGGTGGAGGCGGCTGATGCGTTACCGGCGGAGGCGGCGGTGCCCAGCTGTAGATCGGTCCGCTGGGATCGGGTTGTGGCGCAGCGGGTTCCGGTGGTGCGGAGTCCATAGGTCCGCGCCGCGCCTCGTCGCCGATCTCCTGGCGGTACTCGCCGTAGCCGGGATCGGGCGCGTGCATGGGTATCGGGTGGCTACCGCTGTGGCTCGGCGGCGGTTGAAATGCGCCGGTAGGGAACGGCTCCCCGGGAAACGGCGTCGGCGGCGGGTACGCACCGGCGCCCGGAGGAGCGTACGCGCCGTACGACTCGGGGGGCCCGGACGGCGGAGGACCGTAGGACTGCGCGAACCCGGCAGCATGCGGGTAAACCGTGGTCTGCTCTGTCGAGCCTTGCGGCTCCGGTTGTTCGGGCGGTGCGTCCGGCTGATCCAGCCCATCCGCCACGTCGGTTTCCCTCGCTTCCACGCCGCCCTGCTCGGTCGACGGGCCGGTGGCCGATGACTCCGCCTCGGTGACTTCGGCCGTGTCCACGGAATGACTCTGCAGCCAGGGCGGAGAGGTCGGATTGTGGTCGTTTGTTGTCACGGTTCCCCCATCTGCTCGGGAATTCGAGCAGAGAGCTCGGCGCTTGGAGTGCGAATCCCACGCTAGCACGGGGTTCGCTACGCCGCGTCGCGGTAGGTAGGGCAGACGCGCCGAGCGACACGCCATCGACAAATGGTCTGCGACAGCGAGATCGGGCGCCGCGCGGACGAACCGCCGCGGCGCCCTCGCCGAACGTGTTCCGGGACAGGCGTACCTCCGCCTCCGCCCCGGCCGTGCGCGGGTTGAGTCGGACTACGTCCGACTGCGCCCATTATGCGATCAGTGCGCTCGGTTGACCGCGGACACCACCGCGCGCAGCGACGCGGTGGTGATCGAGGTGGCGATGCCGACGCCCCACACGACTTTGTCGCCGATCGCGCACTCCACGTACGCAGCGGCCTGCGCGTCGTCGCCCGCGGACATCGCGTGCTCGGAGTAGTCCAAGACCTCGACGTCGAAGCCGACGCCTGCGATCGCGTCGACGAACGCGGCGAGCGGTCCGTTGCCCTTGCCGGTGATCTCCTGCTCGACGCCGTCTACCTTCACCACCGCCACGATCGAGTCGACCCCGCCGTCGGTCTCCGACGCGGTGACCCGCTGGCGCATCCGCTCCAACGGACGGATCGGGCTCAGGTACTCCTCGTGGAAGACGTCCCACATCTCCTTGGGCGTCACCTCGCCACCCTCGCCGTCGGTGATCTTCTGGATCGCCTGGGAGAACTCGATCTGCAGGCGCCGCGGCAGCGCCAGCCCGTGATCGGTCTTCATGATGTAGGCGACGCCGCCCTTGCCGGACTGCGAGTTGACCCGGATGACCGCCTCGTAGGTGCGGCCGACGTCCTTCGGGTCGATCGGCAGGTAGGGCACCTCCCAGACGATGTCGGCGACATCCGCTCCGGCGGCGTCGGCCGTGGCCTTCATCGCGTCCAGGCCCTTGTTGATCGCGTCCTGGTGGCTGCCGGAGAACGCGGTGTAGACCAGGTCGCCGCCGTACGGGTGGCGCTCGTGTACGGGCAGCTGGTTGCAGTACTCGACAGTGCGGCGGATCTCATCGATGTCGGAGAAGTTGATCTGCGGGTCGATGCCGCGGGAGAACAGGTTCATCCCCAGCGTGACCAGGCAGACATTGCCGGTGCGCTCGCCGTTGCCGAACAGACAACCCTCGATCCGGTCGGCGCCGGCCTGGAAGCCCAGCTCGGCGGCGGCCACGGCGGTGCCGCGATCGTTGTGCGGGTGCAGCGACAGCACGATCGCGTCGCGACGGGCGAGGTTGCGGCTCATCCACTCGATCGAGTCGGCGTAGACGTTCGGGGTCGCCATCTCCACGGTGGCGGGCAGGTTGATGATCAGCGGCTTGTCCGGCGTCGGCGCGATGATCTCCGAGACCGCGTCGCAGACCTCCTTGGCGTACTCCAGCTCGGTGCCGGTGTAGGACTCCGGGCTGTACTCGTAGCGCCAGGTGGTGTCCGGGTAGCGCTGCTCGGTCTCCCGGCACAGCGCGGCGGCGTCGGTAGCGATCTTCTTGACCGCGGCGCGATCGGCGCGGAACACCACTTTCCGTTGCAGGATCGAGGTGGAGTTGTAGAAGTGCACGATCACGTTCTGCGCACCCGCGCAGGCCTCGAAGGTGCGTTCGATCAGCTCGGGGCGACACTGGGTCAGCACCTGAATGGCCACGTCGTCGGGGATCGCGCCGTCCTCGATGATCTCGCGGACGAAGTCGAAGTCGGTCTGGCTCGCCGAAGGGAAGCCGACCTCGATCTCCTTGAAGCCCATCCGCACCAGCAGGTCGAACATGCGCCGTTTGCGGGCCGGGCTCATCGGGTCGATCAGCGCCTGGTTACCGTCGCGCAGATCGACCGCGCACCAGCCAGGCGCCCGGTCGATGACTTTCTCCGGCCAGGTGCGGTCGGGCAAGGTGATCGGCTCGACCTCCTCGGCGAACGGCCGATAGCGGAACGCAGGCAGCGA carries:
- a CDS encoding MinD/ParA family ATP-binding protein, whose translation is MDTAEVTEAESSATGPSTEQGGVEARETDVADGLDQPDAPPEQPEPQGSTEQTTVYPHAAGFAQSYGPPPSGPPESYGAYAPPGAGAYPPPTPFPGEPFPTGAFQPPPSHSGSHPIPMHAPDPGYGEYRQEIGDEARRGPMDSAPPEPAAPQPDPSGPIYSWAPPPPPVTHQPPPPAYQPPPPPPVGQPQVPSWQGGPPPHHGAQPFQPQHVPQPGQPGHSVNDLNLLRRARRAPRSGWRRAVHKASGGMINPGESAADVVYQDLVDRVNQPVRGDYRIAILSLKGGVGKTTTTVGLGSTFASQRGDRVIAIDANPDLGTLAHRVPRQTRSTVRNLLEDQHITRYSDVRAHTSQAPSRLEVLASEQDPAVSEAFSEADYRKAISILQSFYNIILTDCGTGLMHSAMAGVLDMASSLVLVTSPAIDGARSASATLDWLDHHGYGKLVERTVVVVNASRRGASTVDLDQLRKLFLDRTRAVQVVPFDDHLAEGAEIDLELVGKPTRRALLELAAMVADDFGYVGSQHPYRYPGPPGM
- the leuA gene encoding 2-isopropylmalate synthase, translated to MSPADAFVSGAKTTTAPSKPAPADQPAWNKQKNSSLPAFRYRPFAEEVEPITLPDRTWPEKVIDRAPGWCAVDLRDGNQALIDPMSPARKRRMFDLLVRMGFKEIEVGFPSASQTDFDFVREIIEDGAIPDDVAIQVLTQCRPELIERTFEACAGAQNVIVHFYNSTSILQRKVVFRADRAAVKKIATDAAALCRETEQRYPDTTWRYEYSPESYTGTELEYAKEVCDAVSEIIAPTPDKPLIINLPATVEMATPNVYADSIEWMSRNLARRDAIVLSLHPHNDRGTAVAAAELGFQAGADRIEGCLFGNGERTGNVCLVTLGMNLFSRGIDPQINFSDIDEIRRTVEYCNQLPVHERHPYGGDLVYTAFSGSHQDAINKGLDAMKATADAAGADVADIVWEVPYLPIDPKDVGRTYEAVIRVNSQSGKGGVAYIMKTDHGLALPRRLQIEFSQAIQKITDGEGGEVTPKEMWDVFHEEYLSPIRPLERMRQRVTASETDGGVDSIVAVVKVDGVEQEITGKGNGPLAAFVDAIAGVGFDVEVLDYSEHAMSAGDDAQAAAYVECAIGDKVVWGVGIATSITTASLRAVVSAVNRAH